One region of Pogona vitticeps strain Pit_001003342236 chromosome 1, PviZW2.1, whole genome shotgun sequence genomic DNA includes:
- the MEA1 gene encoding male-enhanced antigen 1 isoform X2: MALEPVVALRMGPERICPNEQEELGLQEAPDGTPDPAGEWSSEEPEEEEEESNNGYLYQPLNQDPDQGPVILEETVPSTEPTLDINERLQAMRLHLPDPPVDSDEEEGSLAQSSHTSIPMDPEHVELVKRTMAGVKLPTLGIPAWANEISDDQWQDMVQRTLQARQSQSGSKPEWK; this comes from the exons ATGGCCTTGGAGCCAGTGGTGGCACTGAGAATGGGTCCAGAGAGGATTTGTCCAAATGAACAAGAAGAGCTGGGCCTCCAAGAGGCACCAGATGGAACCCCTGATCCTGCTGGGGAGTGGAGTAGTGAagaaccagaagaggaggaggaagaaagcaataACGGCTACCTGTACCAACCTCTTAACCAAGACCCGGATCAGGGACCAGTGATACTTGAAGAAACTGTGCCTAGTACAGAGCCAACTCTCGATATCAACGAGCGACTTCAG GCAATGAGATTGCACTTGCCTGACCCACCTGTGGACAGTGACGAGGAAGAGGGATCTTTAGCTCAGAGCAGTCACACCTCTATCCCTATGGACCCAG AACATGTGGAGCTGGTGAAAAGGACGATGGCTGGAGTCAAGCTGCCCACACTGGGGATCCCTGCGTGGGCTAATGAGATCTCGGACGATCAGTGGCAGGATATGGTACAGCGGACGCTACAAGCCAGACAGAGTCAGAGTGGCTCTAAGCCAGAATGGAAATGA